The Bosea vestrisii genome segment GACCCAAGGGTTTCCCGACGATGTTTGAGCGCCCCAACACAAGGGCATGCGCACCGGACAGGTCCGCTTCGACGCTCTTCAGCAGATGGACGCAGCCGAGCGGCGTACAGGGCGTCAGGGCGCGCGCATCCCCCGTCGCTAGGCGACCGGCATTGATCGGATGGAAGCCGTCGACATCCTTGGCAGGATCGACCGCCGATAGGAGCGCAGCCGCGTCGATGTGAGGCGGAAGTGGAAGCTGGACCAGGATTCCGTCCACGGCGAAGTCGTCGTTGAGAGTCTCGACCAATCGCATCAGTTGGTCTTGCGACACATCTTCTGGAAGTCGATGCTCGAACGACCGCATCCCGGCTTCGACGGTTTGACGAGCCTTCGCGCGGACGTAGACGGCGCTGGCGGGATCGTTTCCGACGAGCACGACGGCAAGGCCGGGCGTTCGGCCAGTCTTGCCGAAAGCCTCGACTTTCTCCTTGAGCTCAGCCCGCAACCCTGCGGCTATGGCTTTGCCATCGACGATACGAGCTGCCATGGCCTAGTCCCGGAAAACGACGGTCTTGGATCCGTTGCGCAGCACCCGGCCGTCTAGATGCCAGGCTATCGCCCGGGAAAGCACGCGCCGTTCGATATCGCGCCCCTTGCGAACGAGATCGTCTGGCGTATCGACGTGCGATATCCGCTCGACGTCCTGCTCGATGATCGGCCCCTCGTCCAGATCGGAGGTGACGTAGTGCGCCGTCGCTCCGATCAGTTTGACGCCGCGCTCGAACGCCTGATGATACGGCTTGGCTCCCTTGAACCCCGGCAGGAAGGAGTGGTGGATGTTGATGCAGCGATCCGCGAGCTTCGTTGCCAGATCGTCCGAAAGGACCTGCATGTACCGCGCCAGGATCACGAGGTCGGCACCCCGGTCCTGGACGACCCGCCAGACCGCCGCTTCCTGTTCGGGCTTCGTCTCTTTGGTGATCGGCAAGTAGTCGAACGGGATGTCCCCGAACTCGTGGGCAGCATAGGTCTCGCGCGGATAGTTCGCGATGATGCCGACGATCTCCATGTCGAGTTCGCCCATCCGCCAGCGATATAGGATGTCCGTCAGGCAGTGATCGAAACGGGAGACCATGATGACGACGCGCTGCTTTTCGCGGCGTGGGCGCATCGTCCAATCCATGCCGAACGTCGTGGCGACCTCGGCGAAGCTGCCGCGAAGCTTTTCCGGCGATGCCGCATCCGATATGAGGCCGAAGCGGACGCGCATGAAGAAGCGCCCGGTCTCCTCGTCGTCGAACTGCTGGGCGTCCTGAATGTTCGCGTCGTGCAGGAACAGGTGGGTGGCGACCCGCGCCACGATGCCTGGGCGGTTCCGGCACGACAGGGTCAGGAGATGCGTATCGGTCGTGGCCATTCGGTCCCCCGGCATCTCATTTGCGCCCACAGCGTGAGCCGGGTCGGCCAAGCACAATAAATCGATTTTTGAGGCGTTCTCGTTCACACGATCAACATTCGAATGGGGTTCATCAGAGAGGATTTGCGAGATTTTTCAGGAAATTTTAACGCGCAACCACCTCTGATAACCCGAACCATCGGCACTTCCATTCTGTCTAATAATCGATTATATGTCAATACCGAATTCTAGCAAGGAATGGGTCGTTGGCGACGTTGGCTCGGCTGTCGCCCCGGCATCGGGTTTGCTAAACGAAGACGTTCGGCGGTCAGATTGTCATGTCGCCAAATGGCTAGGCGGACAGCGACATTGGAAATGGTGCGTCGGCTCCGTCGAGCCAACCAATCGGAGGACGACGTGGCGAAAGACGATCGCACCAAGGCTTCACCTTCCCCCTCGGTCGACGGGCACCCCTCCGCCGCCTCGGCGCCGCCCTCCCATGGAGGGACAGGGGAGAAAGAAAAGCACACGATCTCGACGCGCCTTGTCTCGCGGATGCGGGAAGCGATCTTGCGAGGCGAGCTTGCACCGGGCTCCAAGATCAACCTGGACAAGGCTCGCAGAACATTCGACGTGAGCCTTAGCCCGATGCGGGAGGCCCTTGCCCGACTGACCTCGGTGGGCCTTGTCGAACTTCACGATAATCGCGGTTACACGGTCGCACCCGTCTCGTTGTCGAACTTGCGGGAGATCACGCAGCTCCGCGCCGAGTTCGAATGCCTCGCTCTCGACATCGCCATGCAATACGGCGACCTCGCGTGGGAAAGTGGGATCACCAGGGCCTTGCACAGGCTGAACCGCATCCATCGCGAGGCGTCCGACACGGCGAGCCTCGAAGCCTGGGAGGATGCCCACCGCGACTTCCATCTCACCCTGATCCAA includes the following:
- the folD gene encoding bifunctional methylenetetrahydrofolate dehydrogenase/methenyltetrahydrofolate cyclohydrolase FolD, translating into MAARIVDGKAIAAGLRAELKEKVEAFGKTGRTPGLAVVLVGNDPASAVYVRAKARQTVEAGMRSFEHRLPEDVSQDQLMRLVETLNDDFAVDGILVQLPLPPHIDAAALLSAVDPAKDVDGFHPINAGRLATGDARALTPCTPLGCVHLLKSVEADLSGAHALVLGRSNIVGKPLGQLLLGENCTVTIAHSRTRDVANLCRAADIVIAATGQPEMVRGDWIKRGALVIDVGINRIEENDGYRVIGDVAFDEVRDRAGAITPVPGGVGPMTIAYLLQNTLKAARQRLGVAAI
- the purU gene encoding formyltetrahydrofolate deformylase; translation: MATTDTHLLTLSCRNRPGIVARVATHLFLHDANIQDAQQFDDEETGRFFMRVRFGLISDAASPEKLRGSFAEVATTFGMDWTMRPRREKQRVVIMVSRFDHCLTDILYRWRMGELDMEIVGIIANYPRETYAAHEFGDIPFDYLPITKETKPEQEAAVWRVVQDRGADLVILARYMQVLSDDLATKLADRCINIHHSFLPGFKGAKPYHQAFERGVKLIGATAHYVTSDLDEGPIIEQDVERISHVDTPDDLVRKGRDIERRVLSRAIAWHLDGRVLRNGSKTVVFRD
- a CDS encoding GntR family transcriptional regulator: MAKDDRTKASPSPSVDGHPSAASAPPSHGGTGEKEKHTISTRLVSRMREAILRGELAPGSKINLDKARRTFDVSLSPMREALARLTSVGLVELHDNRGYTVAPVSLSNLREITQLRAEFECLALDIAMQYGDLAWESGITRALHRLNRIHREASDTASLEAWEDAHRDFHLTLIQGCDMPILLNFCTTLHNLNDRYRRIFLTRTGGDANVEQEHNQIAQGAVARDRDYARDRLREHILRTGRNLQNALSDERAGAILAPGQTSRKSGRSAGARSNA